The following proteins are encoded in a genomic region of Heptranchias perlo isolate sHepPer1 chromosome 6, sHepPer1.hap1, whole genome shotgun sequence:
- the LOC137322996 gene encoding serine protease 23-like → MVTVPTLVIFLCSIKHVIMLKPEWQKTKIPAVLPQATVTLEKAHFEGEAKLEITSPCELECHKRAHLPTYENLKEYLSYETLYLNGSRTLTNVDIYGFNAADLVNKQNHRGGRRAKRQIFGLDGRFSILAKNFLMHYPFSTSVKISTGCTGTLVAEKHVLTAAHCIHDGKSYVKGAQKMKVGFFKTKQKENGKTTNQTNSILPEKPRFHWIRVKRTHIPKGWIKGSANDIGMDYDYALLELKRPHKKPFMKIGVTPPRGRLPGGRIHFSGFDNDRPGDLVYRFCLVKDETYDLLYQHCDAQPGASGSGVYIRMWKRQSRKWERKVIGIFSGHQWVDKNGVQQDYNVAVRITPLKYAQICFWIKGNYVDCRDG, encoded by the coding sequence ATGGTAACGGTGCCAACACTAGTCATTTTTCTTTGTTCCATTAAGCATGTAATAATGCTTAAGCCAGAATGGCAGAAAACAAAAATACCTGCTGTTTTGCCTCAGGCAACCGTGACACTAGAGAAAGCACATTTTGAGGGTGAAGCAAAACTAGAAATAACCTCTCCATGTGAATTAGAGTGCCATAAAAGAGCACACCTACCAACGTATGAAAACCTGAAAGAATATTTGTCTTATGAAACTCTGTACCTAAATGGAAGCAGAACTCTTACAAATGTGGACATCTATGGTTTCAATGCTGCCGATTTGGTAAACAAACAGAATCACAGAGGTGGTAGAAGAGCAAAAAGACAGATCTTTGGCTTGGATGGCAGATTCAGTATCTTGGCGAAAAACTTTCTGATGCATTATCCTTTTTCAACTTCAGTCAAAATCTCCACAGGTTGCACTGGGACTTTAGTAGCTGAGAAACATGTTTTAACTGCTGCCCACTGTATTCACGATGGGAAGAGCTACGTGAAGGGTGCACAAAAGATGAaagttggattttttaaaacaaaacaaaaggagAATGGGAAAACCACAAATCAAACAAACTCAATTCTTCCAGAAAAACCTAGGTTCCATTGGATACGAGTAAAACGGACACACATTCCAAAGGGATGGATCAAAGGTTCAGCAAATGATATCGGCATGGATTATGATTATGCACTTCTGGAATTGAAAAGGCCTCACAAGAAACCCTTTATGAAAATAGGAGTCACTCCTCCTCGGGGAAGGCTGCCTGGTGGCAGGATTCATTTTTCTGGATTTGATAATGATCGTCCAGGAGATCTTGTTTATCGTTTCTGCTTGGTCAAAGATGAAACTTACGACCTCCTGTATCAGCACTGCGATGCTCAGCCAGGAGCCAGTGGTTCAGGAGTTTACATCCGAATGTGGAAAAGGCAAAGTCGGAAATGGGAGCGAAAAGTTATTGGAATATTTTCAGGGCACCAATGGGTTGATAAGAATGGTGTGCAGCAAGATTACAATGTGGCTGTTCGGATCACTCCTCTGAAATATGCACAGATTTGTTTCTGGATCAAAGGAAATTATGTTGACTGTAGAGATGGATGA